CGTGGCCCTGGCTGCCGTAGCCGATCACCGCGACGTTCTTGCCCTGGATCAGGCTCAGGTCGGCGTCGTCGTCGTAGAACATCTCAGCCACGGGGGCTCTCCTTCATGGTTGGTGCTGCTGGAAATCGGTGGGGCAAAACGGGTGGTGCGGGTCAGGCGATGGCGGACGCGGGGGCGGGCACGGCGACCGGACGCTGCGAGCGCTCGCTGATCGAGCGCGAGCCGCGCCCGATCGCGACCATGCCGGACTGGACGAGCTCGCGGATCCCGAACGGCTCGAGCACGCGCAGCAGGTCGGCCAGCTTGTCGGAGTTGCCGACGGCCTGGACCGTGATCGCGTCGGGGGCCACGTCGACCACCTTGGCGCGGAAGAGCTGGACGGCGTCGAGCACCGCGCCCCGCGTGCCGGCGTCGGCGCGGACCTTGACGAGCAGCAGCTCGCGGTTGACCGAGCCCGGACCGTCGAGCTCGACGATCTTGATCACCTCGACCAGCTTGTTGAGCTGCTTGGTGACCTGCTCGAGCGGGGACTCCTCGACGTTGACCACGATGGTCATCCGGGAGACCTCGGGGTGCTCGGTCGGGCCGACGGCGAGGCTGTCGATGTTGAACCCGCGCCGGGAGAACAGGCCGGCGATGCGGGCCAGGACGCCGGGCTTGTTCTCCACCAGGACGCTCAGCGTGTGCTTGTGGGAGACGCTGCTCATCGACGTCCTCGCTTCGCTCCGGGCGCCGACGAGGCTCCCATGGCACTGTTCATGATGGTGGTCTCGCTTCGCTCGTCCACTAGATGTCGTCCTCGTCGAACTGGGGCGCGAGGTCGCGCGCGTACTTGATCTCGTCGTTGCTGCTGCCGGCGGCCACCATCGGCCACACCATCGCGTCGCGGTGGAC
Above is a genomic segment from Nocardioides okcheonensis containing:
- the ilvN gene encoding acetolactate synthase small subunit, whose amino-acid sequence is MSSVSHKHTLSVLVENKPGVLARIAGLFSRRGFNIDSLAVGPTEHPEVSRMTIVVNVEESPLEQVTKQLNKLVEVIKIVELDGPGSVNRELLLVKVRADAGTRGAVLDAVQLFRAKVVDVAPDAITVQAVGNSDKLADLLRVLEPFGIRELVQSGMVAIGRGSRSISERSQRPVAVPAPASAIA